The Flaviramulus sp. BrNp1-15 genome has a window encoding:
- the ftsZ gene encoding cell division protein FtsZ translates to MSSKKEFESIAFDLPKNQSNVIKVIGVGGGGSNAINHMFQQGIKGVDFYICNTDAQALQNSGVPNKIQLGVNLTEGLGAGANPDIGEQAAVESFDDISQMLDTNTKMVFITAGMGGGTGTGAAPIIAKMAKDLDILTVGIVTMPFQFEGRMRIEQSQKGIEKLRDVVDSLIVINNNKLREVYGNLGFKAGFSKADEVLATAARGIAEVITHHYTQNIDLRDAKTVLSNSGTAIMGSALASGQNRAQDAIRKALDSPLLNDNKISGAKNVLLLIVSGSHEITIDEIGEINDHIQSEAGHGANIIMGVGEDDALEESIAVTIIATGFNVEQQDEISNTETKKVVHSLSEEQELDSKESEPVIIAPIIELEEKKETPIVRHTLDLDAEEDEIILENKTILKQELTKAVEENIDLIPTSELIKNIDVVYDEVSANIEEDEDFIIKPVTRMSADVEEVNNVETISDEIEEEQQITLTFDLPLSVNNEVEDIKDEVISHTLTEEEVKEIPVNDYVELITVTETNEEGDIRYALDDYVEVESSMNPKQSVSKEVLEEVDEDIVFEKKILNQPVIEEEEACEIDPMNTPISELLKERADERRRKMKDFNHKFNSSKIDDIEKVPAYKRQGIDLDDAKHSSETDMSRTSIGLDDNDDIQLRSNNSFLHDNVD, encoded by the coding sequence ATGAGCAGCAAAAAAGAATTCGAAAGCATCGCATTTGATTTACCTAAAAATCAATCAAATGTTATTAAAGTTATTGGAGTTGGCGGTGGAGGTAGCAATGCTATTAATCACATGTTCCAACAAGGCATCAAAGGTGTAGATTTTTACATTTGTAATACAGATGCACAAGCATTACAAAACAGTGGTGTTCCAAACAAAATTCAGTTAGGTGTTAATTTAACCGAAGGTTTAGGAGCAGGAGCAAACCCAGATATAGGAGAGCAAGCAGCAGTTGAAAGTTTTGATGACATTTCTCAAATGCTTGATACCAACACAAAAATGGTGTTTATTACCGCAGGAATGGGTGGTGGTACAGGAACTGGTGCAGCACCTATTATTGCTAAAATGGCTAAAGACTTAGATATTTTAACTGTGGGAATTGTTACTATGCCTTTTCAGTTTGAAGGTAGAATGCGTATTGAGCAATCTCAAAAAGGTATTGAAAAATTAAGAGATGTAGTAGATTCTTTAATTGTAATAAACAATAACAAACTTCGTGAAGTTTATGGTAATCTTGGTTTTAAAGCGGGATTCTCTAAAGCTGATGAAGTGTTAGCTACCGCTGCTCGTGGTATTGCAGAAGTTATTACACATCACTACACACAAAATATCGATTTACGTGATGCCAAAACAGTGTTGAGTAATAGTGGTACAGCTATTATGGGGTCTGCACTGGCGTCTGGTCAAAACCGTGCTCAAGATGCCATTCGTAAAGCGCTAGACTCACCATTATTAAACGATAACAAAATTAGTGGAGCTAAAAATGTGTTATTACTTATTGTTTCTGGTTCGCACGAAATAACTATTGATGAAATAGGTGAAATTAACGATCATATTCAAAGTGAAGCTGGTCATGGAGCTAACATTATTATGGGTGTTGGTGAAGATGATGCTTTAGAAGAATCAATTGCAGTTACAATTATAGCAACTGGATTTAATGTTGAGCAACAGGATGAGATTTCGAATACAGAAACTAAAAAGGTGGTACATTCACTTAGTGAGGAGCAAGAATTAGATTCAAAAGAAAGCGAGCCAGTAATTATTGCACCAATTATTGAACTTGAAGAAAAGAAAGAAACTCCAATTGTTCGTCATACTTTAGATTTAGATGCTGAAGAAGATGAGATTATTCTAGAAAATAAAACAATTCTAAAACAAGAGCTTACTAAAGCTGTTGAAGAAAATATAGATTTAATTCCAACATCAGAGCTTATTAAAAATATTGATGTAGTGTATGATGAAGTATCGGCAAACATTGAAGAAGACGAAGATTTCATCATAAAACCGGTTACAAGAATGTCTGCAGATGTTGAAGAGGTTAATAATGTTGAAACAATCTCAGATGAAATAGAAGAAGAACAGCAAATAACATTAACTTTCGATTTACCATTGTCGGTAAATAATGAGGTTGAAGATATTAAAGATGAAGTTATATCACATACATTAACAGAAGAAGAGGTTAAAGAAATTCCAGTTAATGATTATGTAGAATTAATTACAGTAACAGAGACTAATGAGGAAGGTGATATTAGATATGCACTTGACGATTATGTTGAAGTAGAATCTTCAATGAATCCAAAACAATCAGTATCAAAAGAGGTTTTAGAAGAAGTTGATGAGGATATTGTTTTCGAAAAGAAAATTCTTAACCAACCAGTAATAGAAGAAGAGGAGGCGTGCGAAATAGATCCTATGAATACGCCAATATCAGAATTGCTTAAAGAGCGTGCTGATGAACGCAGACGTAAAATGAAAGATTTTAATCATAAATTCAATAGTTCTAAAATTGATGATATTGAGAAAGTTCCAGCATATAAACGTCAGGGTATTGATTTAGATGATGCAAAACATTCATCAGAAACAGATATGTCTAGAACCAGTATAGGTCTAGATGACAATGATGATATACAATTAAGAAGTAATAATTCGTTTTTACACGATAATGTAGACTAA
- a CDS encoding cell division protein FtsQ/DivIB: MVVLLGLVVFLFAFSSGKNAKREISKPNVNFIGENNLFITNETVSKLLIQNYGSIKNVPKETLDLNDLEKALKSNPMIKNAEVYLAVNGALNADIEQKTPIARVSTNASYYIDDEGFYMPLSFNYSARVPLVTGYIEKNNLKNVYKIAHKTQKDEFLKKLVIEIHQDINKELYLRLRQCDFLVKLGDVNFLDKKINNLKAFYQKSLKEKTLNSYSKVNLQFENQVICTKM; this comes from the coding sequence ATGGTTGTTTTACTAGGCTTAGTGGTCTTTTTATTCGCATTTTCATCGGGTAAAAATGCTAAGAGAGAAATATCTAAACCCAATGTGAATTTTATAGGAGAAAATAACCTGTTTATTACTAACGAAACTGTTAGTAAATTGTTAATACAAAATTACGGAAGCATTAAAAATGTACCTAAAGAAACTTTAGATTTGAATGATTTAGAAAAAGCCCTCAAATCTAATCCAATGATAAAAAATGCTGAAGTGTATCTTGCTGTTAATGGTGCACTTAATGCCGACATTGAACAAAAAACACCTATAGCTAGAGTAAGTACAAATGCTTCTTATTACATTGATGACGAAGGTTTTTATATGCCATTGTCATTCAATTATTCTGCTAGAGTGCCTTTGGTTACTGGTTATATAGAGAAAAATAATTTAAAAAATGTCTATAAAATAGCACATAAAACACAAAAAGATGAATTCTTAAAAAAGCTTGTTATAGAGATTCATCAAGATATTAATAAAGAACTTTACTTGAGGCTAAGACAATGTGATTTCTTAGTAAAACTAGGAGATGTAAACTTTCTAGATAAGAAGATAAATAACTTGAAAGCATTTTACCAAAAAAGCTTAAAAGAAAAAACACTTAACAGCTACAGTAAAGTTAATTTACAGTTTGAAAACCAAGTAATATGTACCAAAATGTAA
- the murC gene encoding UDP-N-acetylmuramate--L-alanine ligase, with the protein MNLNSIHNIYFIGIGGIGMSALARYFHANKKHIAGYDKTQTELTDSLENLGIKVHFEDAVSNIETKFLNLENTLIVYTPAIPQAHKELAYFKNNGFNILKRSQILGLITENTFCLAVAGTHGKTTTTSILGHLMNECNVPLTAFLGGISENYNSNLILNGTDVSVVEADEFDRSFLTLSPDMACITSMDADHLDIYGDASQLIKSFEDFSKRIKSNGKLFVKNGLPIKGITYGIEDDSDYTIQNIKIKNGTYVFDVKTPKTVLENLEFNLPGRHNLSNALIALAMSVEYGCPHQQLAKALASYKGVKRRFTYHIKTDDLVFIDDYAHHPEEINAVHHAIREMYPDKKVLAIFQPHLFSRTRDFIDEFAKSLSQFDEVILLDIYPARELPIEGVNSNWLLGKISNKNKQLVSKENLIPQIHKSTAQIVLTIGAGDIGEEVKRIKKEFSIAS; encoded by the coding sequence ATGAATTTAAACAGCATACATAATATTTATTTTATTGGCATTGGAGGTATAGGTATGAGTGCTTTGGCACGCTATTTCCATGCGAATAAAAAACATATTGCTGGTTACGATAAAACCCAAACAGAACTTACAGATAGTTTAGAAAATTTAGGTATAAAAGTACATTTTGAAGACGCTGTTTCAAATATTGAAACAAAGTTTTTAAACTTAGAAAACACTTTAATTGTTTATACGCCGGCAATTCCTCAAGCGCATAAAGAACTTGCTTATTTTAAAAATAACGGTTTTAATATTTTAAAGCGTTCACAGATTTTGGGTCTTATTACAGAAAATACGTTTTGTTTAGCTGTTGCAGGAACGCATGGTAAAACAACAACAACCAGTATTTTAGGGCATTTAATGAATGAGTGTAATGTTCCGTTAACTGCCTTTTTAGGTGGTATTAGCGAAAATTATAATTCTAATTTAATATTAAATGGCACTGATGTTTCAGTTGTTGAAGCCGATGAGTTTGATAGATCGTTTTTAACACTATCTCCAGATATGGCTTGTATCACGTCAATGGATGCAGATCATTTAGATATTTATGGAGATGCGTCTCAATTAATAAAATCATTTGAAGATTTTTCAAAAAGAATAAAATCAAACGGGAAGCTATTCGTTAAAAATGGGTTACCAATAAAAGGAATTACATATGGTATTGAAGATGATTCAGATTATACCATTCAAAATATAAAAATAAAGAACGGTACATATGTTTTTGATGTAAAAACACCAAAAACAGTACTTGAAAATTTAGAATTTAACCTACCAGGTAGACACAATTTGTCGAATGCATTAATAGCCTTGGCGATGTCTGTAGAATATGGGTGCCCTCACCAACAGCTCGCCAAAGCATTAGCATCTTATAAAGGTGTAAAACGCAGATTTACCTACCACATTAAAACAGATGATTTAGTTTTTATTGATGATTATGCACATCATCCAGAAGAAATAAATGCTGTGCATCATGCTATTAGAGAAATGTATCCTGATAAAAAGGTTTTAGCCATTTTTCAGCCACATTTATTTAGTAGAACAAGAGATTTTATTGATGAATTTGCCAAAAGTTTATCACAGTTTGATGAAGTTATTCTATTAGATATTTATCCAGCTAGAGAATTACCTATTGAAGGTGTGAATTCAAATTGGTTATTGGGTAAAATCAGTAATAAAAATAAGCAGTTAGTTAGTAAAGAAAATTTAATTCCTCAAATTCATAAAAGTACAGCTCAAATTGTTTTAACAATTGGTGCTGGAGATATAGGAGAAGAAGTTAAACGTATAAAAAAAGAATTTAGCATTGCGAGTTAA
- a CDS encoding GatB/YqeY domain-containing protein, which produces MSLQQDVMSALKEAMKAKDQTALTALRAVKSAILLAQTESGAKEDLTEEQELKILQKLVKQRKDSAAIYLEQGRKDLALPEIDEAEVISQFLPEALTDDEIEKVVIATIEQIGAEGMKDMGKVMGIVSKELAGQADGKTISNIVKQKLA; this is translated from the coding sequence ATGAGTTTACAACAAGATGTCATGTCAGCTTTAAAAGAAGCTATGAAAGCTAAAGACCAAACAGCTTTAACTGCGTTACGTGCCGTGAAATCAGCTATTTTACTAGCACAAACAGAAAGTGGGGCAAAGGAAGATTTAACAGAAGAGCAAGAGCTTAAAATACTTCAAAAGCTTGTAAAACAACGTAAAGATAGTGCTGCAATTTATTTAGAACAAGGCAGAAAAGATTTGGCTTTACCAGAAATTGATGAAGCAGAAGTAATTAGTCAATTCTTGCCTGAAGCTTTAACAGATGATGAAATTGAAAAAGTAGTTATAGCTACTATAGAGCAGATTGGTGCAGAAGGTATGAAGGATATGGGGAAAGTTATGGGTATAGTAAGCAAAGAACTTGCTGGACAAGCAGATGGAAAAACTATTTCTAATATTGTTAAGCAAAAATTAGCTTAA
- a CDS encoding four helix bundle protein, whose translation MKQILKDRTKKYAIDCWNLCNKLPISREYNAFCNQLIRCSSSVGANYRAACRAKSDADFINKLKIVEEEADESMYFLELLLEVSPKDHIEIKRLHIEGNELLSIIVASIKTMRNRKS comes from the coding sequence ATGAAACAAATATTAAAAGATAGAACAAAAAAATATGCAATAGATTGTTGGAATCTCTGTAATAAACTTCCTATTTCAAGAGAGTATAATGCATTTTGTAATCAATTAATTAGATGTTCAAGTTCGGTCGGAGCAAATTATAGGGCAGCGTGTAGAGCAAAATCAGATGCTGATTTTATTAACAAATTAAAAATAGTAGAGGAAGAAGCAGATGAGAGCATGTATTTCTTAGAGTTATTATTAGAAGTAAGTCCTAAGGATCATATAGAAATTAAAAGGTTACATATTGAAGGAAATGAATTATTATCAATAATTGTTGCGTCTATTAAAACTATGCGTAATCGTAAATCATAA
- the ftsA gene encoding cell division protein FtsA — MEHNLAVGLDIGTTKIVAMIGRKNEYGKVEILGIGKSKSLGVHRGVVNNITQTIQSIQQAVQEAEAAADMKIEDVTVGIAGQHIRSLQHSDYITRSNSETVIDDDDIDRLINQVHKLVMLPGEEIIHVLPQEYKVDGQAEIKEPIGMYGGRLEANFHVVVGQVSSIRNIGRCVQSAGLNLEGITLEPLASANAVLSQEEKEAGVALIDIGGGTTDLAIFRDGIIRHTAVIPFGGNVITEDIKEGCSIIEKQAELLKIKFGSAWPGENKDNEIVSIPGLRGREPKEITLKNLSKIIHARVVEIVEQVYVEIKNYGHEEQKKKLIAGIVLTGGGSQLKHLKQLVEYITGMDTRIGYPNEHLAGDSDDDITSPLFATAVGLVLDGLKRQERKKIEQHQEAVEEEEQPNEEEVKEQPVKERRSFLDKLTERVKDFLDNAE, encoded by the coding sequence ATGGAGCATAATTTAGCAGTAGGATTAGACATAGGAACCACAAAAATTGTGGCTATGATTGGTCGTAAAAACGAATACGGCAAAGTCGAAATTTTAGGCATTGGTAAATCTAAAAGTTTGGGTGTACACCGTGGTGTTGTAAATAATATTACACAAACCATTCAATCTATACAGCAAGCAGTTCAAGAGGCAGAAGCTGCTGCAGACATGAAAATTGAAGATGTAACAGTTGGTATTGCAGGACAGCATATTCGTAGTTTACAACATAGCGATTATATAACCAGATCAAATTCTGAAACCGTTATTGACGATGATGATATTGATAGACTTATAAATCAAGTACACAAATTAGTCATGCTTCCAGGAGAGGAAATTATCCATGTATTACCTCAAGAATACAAAGTTGATGGGCAAGCCGAAATAAAGGAGCCAATTGGAATGTATGGCGGTCGTTTAGAGGCTAATTTTCATGTTGTTGTAGGGCAAGTGTCTTCTATTAGAAATATTGGGCGTTGTGTACAAAGTGCTGGCTTAAATTTAGAAGGCATCACATTAGAGCCTTTAGCATCAGCAAATGCAGTTTTAAGTCAGGAAGAAAAAGAAGCAGGAGTAGCTTTAATTGATATAGGTGGTGGAACAACAGATTTAGCCATTTTTAGAGATGGCATCATTCGTCATACAGCCGTAATTCCTTTTGGAGGTAACGTTATTACCGAAGATATAAAAGAAGGTTGTTCAATTATTGAAAAACAAGCCGAATTATTAAAAATAAAATTTGGTTCTGCGTGGCCAGGAGAAAATAAGGACAACGAGATTGTTTCTATTCCAGGTTTGCGTGGTAGAGAACCAAAAGAGATCACTTTAAAAAACCTGTCTAAAATTATTCATGCACGAGTTGTAGAAATAGTTGAGCAAGTTTATGTAGAGATTAAAAATTACGGACACGAAGAACAGAAAAAAAAGCTTATTGCTGGTATTGTTTTAACTGGTGGTGGAAGCCAATTAAAACATTTAAAGCAATTAGTAGAATATATAACAGGAATGGATACCAGAATTGGGTATCCTAACGAGCATTTGGCTGGAGATAGTGATGACGATATCACAAGTCCACTTTTTGCAACCGCAGTAGGTTTGGTGTTAGATGGTTTAAAGCGTCAGGAAAGAAAGAAAATAGAACAACACCAAGAAGCTGTTGAAGAAGAGGAGCAACCAAATGAAGAAGAAGTTAAAGAGCAACCTGTAAAAGAAAGACGTTCATTTCTGGATAAATTAACAGAACGAGTAAAAGATTTCTTAGATAACGCAGAGTAA
- the nirB gene encoding nitrite reductase large subunit NirB, with protein MKKIIVIGNGMVGYKFCEKFVNQTTGEDFKLIVFGEEPRPAYDRVHLSEFFENQDAKALEMAPAEWYADNGIELIVDERVTDIHRSKKTITTAKEREFAYDYLVLATGSSAFVPPIKGVEKEGVFVYRTIEDLEGMLAYAAKLKKENPNAKAAVLGGGLLGLEAGKAVMDMGLEPHIVEFAPKLMPRQLDSRSSQVLQLKLESIGLNIHLSKATNQILGDNAITGMEFGEDDILDVDMLVVSAGIRPRDELGTTCDLEMGVRGGIVVNNKMQTSDECIYAIGEVALYNQMIYGLVAPGYDMAGVAVDQILEKKDTLMADEIDMSTKLKLIGVDVASFGEPFMPASKGHSVIFEDKTKHLYKRINVSHDGKSLLGGILVGDASDYNMLHQMYLNGMAIPENPAELILPASEGGKSFGSVMDLPDAAQVCSCESVSKGDICCSITDGGSNNLGDVITATKATTGCGGCKPMVVDLVNETLKSLGKEVKEVLCEHFSFNRQELYDLIKINKVADYDEALNLFGEGHGCEICKPALASIFATITMETANRQVTIQDTNDRFLANIQRNGTYSVVPRVAGGEITPDQLITIGLVAKKYDLYTKITGGQRIDLFGAQIHELPLIWKELIDAGFESGHAYGKSLRTVKSCVGSTWCRYGMHESVTFAIEIENRYRGLRSPHKLKGGVSGCIRECAEARGKDFGLIAVDGGWNLYVCGNGGATPKHAILFAEQLDDETAIKYLDRFLMYYIRTAGPLVRTAPWLDKLEGGIEYLKQVVIEDSLGIAEELEKEMQGLVNKYECEWKQAIENPEMMKRFKHFVNSDDTDDNLVFVPMREQKMPKAWS; from the coding sequence ATGAAAAAAATCATCGTTATAGGTAATGGAATGGTTGGTTACAAATTTTGTGAAAAGTTTGTAAACCAAACAACTGGTGAAGATTTTAAGCTTATAGTCTTTGGCGAAGAACCAAGACCTGCATATGATAGAGTTCACTTAAGTGAGTTTTTTGAAAATCAAGATGCTAAAGCTCTAGAAATGGCACCAGCAGAATGGTATGCAGATAATGGAATTGAATTGATTGTTGACGAACGTGTTACAGATATACATAGGTCTAAAAAAACAATTACAACAGCAAAAGAAAGGGAGTTTGCTTACGATTATTTGGTTTTGGCTACCGGTTCTTCTGCTTTTGTTCCGCCAATAAAAGGGGTTGAAAAAGAAGGTGTTTTTGTTTACAGAACTATTGAAGATTTAGAGGGTATGCTGGCTTATGCTGCAAAACTTAAAAAAGAAAATCCAAATGCAAAAGCAGCAGTTTTAGGAGGGGGTTTGTTAGGTTTAGAAGCGGGAAAGGCAGTAATGGATATGGGTTTAGAACCTCATATTGTAGAGTTTGCTCCAAAACTAATGCCTAGGCAGTTAGATTCAAGAAGTAGTCAGGTTTTACAGCTTAAACTAGAATCTATAGGATTGAATATTCATTTAAGTAAGGCGACTAACCAAATACTTGGTGATAATGCTATTACAGGAATGGAGTTTGGCGAAGATGATATTCTAGATGTAGATATGTTGGTAGTTTCTGCTGGAATAAGGCCTAGAGACGAACTTGGTACAACGTGCGATTTAGAAATGGGAGTGCGCGGAGGTATTGTAGTCAATAATAAAATGCAAACTTCAGATGAGTGTATTTATGCTATTGGAGAAGTTGCTTTATATAACCAAATGATTTATGGACTTGTAGCTCCTGGTTATGATATGGCTGGTGTTGCAGTAGATCAAATTCTTGAAAAAAAGGATACATTAATGGCAGATGAAATAGATATGTCTACCAAATTAAAATTAATAGGTGTAGATGTGGCAAGTTTTGGTGAGCCTTTTATGCCAGCATCAAAAGGGCATTCGGTTATTTTTGAAGATAAAACAAAACATTTATACAAGAGAATTAATGTAAGTCATGACGGTAAATCATTACTGGGTGGAATTTTAGTTGGTGATGCATCAGATTATAATATGTTACATCAGATGTATTTAAACGGAATGGCGATTCCAGAAAATCCTGCAGAATTAATTTTGCCAGCGAGCGAAGGAGGTAAATCCTTTGGAAGCGTTATGGATTTACCAGATGCTGCTCAGGTTTGCTCCTGCGAGAGTGTATCTAAAGGTGATATATGTTGTTCGATTACAGATGGTGGAAGTAATAATTTAGGAGATGTTATTACTGCTACAAAAGCAACTACGGGTTGTGGAGGTTGTAAGCCTATGGTGGTAGATTTAGTAAACGAAACTTTAAAATCCTTAGGAAAAGAAGTTAAAGAAGTGCTTTGTGAGCATTTTAGTTTTAACAGGCAGGAACTTTACGATTTAATTAAAATAAATAAGGTGGCTGATTATGATGAGGCGCTTAATTTATTTGGTGAAGGACACGGGTGCGAAATTTGTAAACCAGCATTAGCTTCTATTTTTGCGACTATCACCATGGAAACGGCAAATCGTCAGGTTACTATTCAAGATACTAACGATAGATTTTTGGCGAATATTCAAAGAAATGGAACATATTCTGTTGTGCCAAGAGTGGCTGGAGGTGAAATTACTCCAGATCAATTAATTACAATTGGTCTAGTAGCTAAAAAATACGACTTATACACTAAAATAACTGGCGGACAACGTATTGATTTATTTGGTGCGCAAATACATGAATTACCATTAATTTGGAAAGAATTAATTGATGCAGGTTTTGAAAGTGGTCATGCCTACGGAAAATCTTTAAGAACAGTAAAAAGCTGTGTGGGTTCTACATGGTGTAGATATGGTATGCACGAAAGTGTAACGTTTGCTATAGAAATAGAAAACAGGTACAGGGGTTTGCGTTCGCCACATAAATTAAAAGGTGGTGTTTCAGGTTGTATTAGAGAATGTGCTGAAGCACGTGGTAAAGATTTTGGTTTAATTGCTGTTGATGGTGGTTGGAATTTATATGTATGTGGAAATGGTGGGGCAACTCCCAAACATGCCATATTATTTGCTGAACAATTAGATGATGAAACTGCAATTAAGTACTTAGATAGGTTTTTAATGTACTACATACGTACTGCGGGGCCTTTAGTAAGAACTGCGCCTTGGTTAGATAAATTAGAAGGGGGTATTGAGTACTTAAAACAAGTTGTTATAGAAGATTCTTTAGGAATTGCTGAAGAATTAGAAAAAGAAATGCAAGGACTTGTAAATAAATATGAATGCGAGTGGAAACAAGCCATTGAAAACCCTGAAATGATGAAGCGCTTTAAGCATTTTGTGAATTCTGATGATACGGATGATAATTTAGTTTTTGTGCCTATGCGTGAGCAAAAAATGCCAAAAGCTTGGAGTTAA
- the murG gene encoding undecaprenyldiphospho-muramoylpentapeptide beta-N-acetylglucosaminyltransferase yields the protein MNRKSNKYKIILSGGGTGGHIYPAIAIANELKSRFPDAEFLFVGAKDRMEMEKVPQAGYDIEGLWISGIQRKLTLKNLVFPFKVISSLWKARKIVKSFKPDVAIGTGGFASGPLLHVAASNNIPSLIQEQNSYPGITNKLLAKKAKKICVAYDGLERFFPQDKIIKTGNPVRKGLLDIDTKTFEAKDFFKLKHGMPTLLVIGGSLGSRRINQLIEKELDFFDTQNVQIIWQCGKLYYQQYKIYNHTKNVQVHEFLNNIDFAYAAADLIVSRAGASSVSELCIVGKPVVFIPSPNVAEDHQTKNAMAIVEKSAALIIKEEDLDADFENKFSQLVKSPEKQKELGDNIKKLALVNATNEIADEVEKLLKTSK from the coding sequence GTGAATCGTAAATCTAACAAATATAAAATCATATTATCTGGAGGCGGTACAGGAGGTCATATTTATCCTGCAATTGCCATTGCTAATGAGTTAAAATCTCGTTTTCCGGATGCAGAATTTTTATTTGTTGGTGCAAAAGATAGAATGGAAATGGAAAAAGTGCCACAAGCCGGATATGATATTGAGGGGCTATGGATTTCTGGTATTCAGAGAAAGCTAACATTAAAAAATTTAGTTTTTCCTTTTAAAGTGATTAGTAGCCTTTGGAAAGCTCGTAAAATCGTAAAAAGTTTTAAACCTGACGTTGCCATAGGAACAGGAGGTTTTGCGAGCGGTCCACTATTGCATGTAGCTGCTTCAAATAACATACCCAGTTTAATACAGGAACAAAATTCATACCCAGGAATTACTAATAAACTATTAGCTAAAAAAGCTAAAAAAATATGTGTGGCTTATGATGGTTTAGAGCGTTTTTTTCCGCAGGATAAAATCATTAAAACAGGCAACCCAGTACGTAAAGGGTTATTAGATATAGATACAAAAACATTTGAAGCTAAAGACTTTTTTAAACTAAAACATGGTATGCCTACATTATTGGTTATTGGGGGGAGTTTAGGGTCTAGAAGAATAAATCAACTTATTGAAAAAGAATTAGATTTTTTCGATACTCAAAATGTTCAAATTATCTGGCAATGTGGTAAGCTGTATTATCAGCAGTATAAAATTTATAATCATACTAAAAATGTACAGGTTCATGAGTTTTTAAACAATATAGATTTTGCCTATGCAGCAGCAGATTTAATAGTTTCCAGAGCAGGGGCAAGTTCGGTTTCAGAACTTTGTATAGTTGGTAAACCTGTGGTTTTTATACCATCGCCAAATGTAGCAGAAGATCATCAAACCAAAAATGCTATGGCTATTGTAGAAAAAAGCGCAGCATTAATCATTAAAGAAGAAGATTTAGATGCCGATTTTGAGAATAAGTTTTCACAATTGGTTAAGTCTCCAGAAAAACAAAAAGAACTAGGAGATAACATAAAAAAATTAGCATTGGTAAATGCAACAAACGAAATAGCAGATGAAGTTGAAAAGCTTCTTAAAACAAGTAAATGA
- a CDS encoding flavodoxin family protein, with protein sequence MGKILIIYHSKGGNTKKMAEYVLEGVKKISGHNIRFKSVTEATQEDLLWCDGVAVGSPTYLGTVASEMKKFWENCLPIWQKIDGKIGCAFSSQGGWGGGAELTCQALGTIMMNYGFLVFGVTDYVAHQYTPHYGAIQAGEPRLEKEKDSCRILGKRLAEWVAVFIDGRKESHPLEGHYKRNPWD encoded by the coding sequence ATGGGTAAAATCTTAATTATTTACCATAGTAAAGGTGGAAACACAAAAAAAATGGCCGAATATGTTCTTGAAGGTGTAAAAAAAATTTCTGGACATAATATTCGTTTTAAATCTGTTACTGAAGCTACTCAGGAAGATTTACTATGGTGCGATGGTGTTGCTGTTGGATCACCAACATATTTAGGAACAGTTGCTTCTGAAATGAAAAAATTTTGGGAAAATTGTTTGCCTATATGGCAAAAGATTGACGGAAAAATAGGATGCGCATTTAGTTCTCAGGGTGGATGGGGTGGTGGAGCCGAACTTACTTGTCAAGCTTTAGGAACCATTATGATGAATTATGGTTTTTTGGTTTTTGGAGTAACTGATTATGTTGCCCATCAATATACTCCTCATTACGGTGCAATTCAGGCAGGAGAGCCAAGATTAGAGAAAGAGAAAGATTCATGTCGTATTTTAGGAAAACGATTAGCCGAATGGGTAGCTGTTTTTATAGACGGTCGGAAAGAGTCTCATCCTTTAGAAGGGCATTATAAAAGAAATCCATGGGATTAA